Proteins encoded within one genomic window of Spirulina major PCC 6313:
- a CDS encoding J domain-containing protein has product MSLNIKHGLFKYDLMDHHAILGVPVTADANSIRKRYLKLARLLHPDTVKVNNEQERAQASELLSKLINPAYETLKGKTRDEHQLVLEQTGKRLANEGGTPAVTNEIAKGLLKAGNNVDLAYAQALKALTENQYRSIAECEQSIGDLSELNLVYLMMKAGQGLRQTAPAPQAPPKAKVPPAATPAAAAAAAAQARAEQSPVSAYVRRAQEYIQKNNFAKAVLELRDGLKLEPKNSTCHSLLGMAYLKQNQVSMAKVHVMKALQSNPEEKIALQCKAVIEKKLGQPLSAHSAGSNSSGNTTGKARDGRSASNSGKSDQKSGSGGMFGGLFGGKKK; this is encoded by the coding sequence ATGTCGCTAAACATTAAACACGGACTCTTTAAATATGACTTAATGGATCACCATGCCATTCTTGGTGTTCCCGTCACCGCCGATGCCAATAGTATTCGGAAACGCTATCTCAAATTGGCACGATTGCTGCACCCTGATACGGTCAAAGTCAACAACGAGCAAGAACGGGCCCAGGCCAGCGAGTTGCTCTCGAAACTGATCAACCCCGCCTACGAAACCCTAAAAGGCAAAACCCGCGACGAACATCAACTGGTTTTGGAACAAACGGGTAAACGCCTCGCCAACGAAGGCGGCACGCCCGCCGTGACCAATGAAATCGCGAAGGGTCTGTTAAAAGCGGGGAACAACGTAGACTTAGCCTATGCCCAAGCTCTCAAGGCTCTAACAGAAAATCAATATCGCTCGATCGCTGAATGTGAACAGTCCATTGGCGACTTGAGTGAATTAAATTTGGTGTATTTGATGATGAAGGCGGGCCAGGGATTGCGCCAAACGGCCCCCGCGCCGCAAGCGCCCCCGAAAGCGAAAGTACCGCCAGCGGCAACCCCGGCGGCGGCGGCAGCAGCAGCGGCCCAGGCGAGGGCGGAACAGTCCCCCGTGAGTGCCTACGTGCGCCGGGCGCAGGAATATATTCAAAAAAATAACTTTGCGAAGGCGGTGCTGGAGTTGCGGGATGGCTTGAAGCTCGAACCCAAAAATAGCACCTGTCATAGTTTGCTGGGGATGGCCTATCTGAAGCAAAACCAAGTCAGTATGGCGAAGGTGCATGTGATGAAGGCCCTCCAGTCGAATCCTGAAGAAAAGATCGCCTTGCAATGTAAAGCGGTGATCGAGAAAAAACTCGGACAGCCCTTGAGTGCCCACAGTGCGGGGTCTAACTCGTCGGGGAATACAACGGGTAAGGCTCGCGATGGTCGTTCGGCCTCGAATTCTGGCAAGTCGGATCAGAAATCTGGCAGCGGGGGCATGTTTGGGGGGCTGTTTGGTGGTAAGAAAAAGTAG
- a CDS encoding ATP phosphoribosyltransferase regulatory subunit → MIHQPPAGTRDILPLEVSQKRWIVDRLQEVFQRWGYQRIITSTLEWLDTLTAGGAIRPDSVIEVGETAEGRLGLRPELTASIARAAVARMANDTPPLRLYYNANVFRRAPKSHHGRQVEFYQMGVELLYTGGSLADTEIVLLMVDCLVALGLKDWSLLMGEAQLTRSLLAPFPPEHQAAVRTAIAHLDRIHLASLPLSPELQHRALTMFDLRGRPEDVLQRVSQLDLDATGQACVAGLKTLIERLRSSAPDDLPLILDLSLLETIDYYTGIVFEVVSSRHNRSSVLGKGGRYDQLLALYDPAGKPGAGVGFALNVEDLHTALLAAPQLPQTMPVNDWLVVAKTPAAEAIAFTYAHQLRQSEHVVRVELDLGGRTPAELRDYARESGIRRLAWLDVDGTPEIEVV, encoded by the coding sequence ATGATTCACCAACCCCCGGCCGGAACTCGTGACATTCTGCCGCTAGAGGTTTCTCAAAAACGCTGGATTGTTGACCGCTTACAAGAAGTCTTTCAACGCTGGGGGTATCAACGGATTATCACCTCAACCCTCGAATGGCTCGACACCCTCACGGCGGGCGGCGCGATTCGTCCTGATAGTGTCATTGAAGTGGGCGAAACGGCTGAAGGGCGGTTAGGGTTGCGGCCAGAGTTGACCGCCTCTATTGCGCGGGCGGCCGTGGCACGGATGGCCAACGATACGCCGCCGTTGCGCCTCTACTACAATGCCAATGTATTTCGCCGCGCCCCGAAAAGCCACCACGGCCGTCAGGTGGAGTTTTATCAAATGGGGGTCGAACTGCTCTACACCGGGGGCAGTTTGGCGGATACGGAAATTGTGCTGTTGATGGTGGATTGTCTGGTGGCGTTGGGTCTGAAGGATTGGTCGCTGTTGATGGGGGAAGCCCAGTTGACGCGATCGCTCCTCGCGCCGTTCCCCCCCGAACATCAAGCAGCGGTGCGAACGGCGATCGCTCACCTCGACCGCATTCACCTCGCCTCTCTCCCCCTCAGCCCCGAACTCCAACACCGGGCTTTGACCATGTTTGACCTGCGCGGCCGCCCGGAAGATGTGCTGCAACGGGTGAGCCAACTTGACCTAGATGCCACCGGCCAGGCCTGTGTTGCGGGCTTAAAAACCTTGATTGAGCGGTTGCGTTCCAGTGCGCCGGATGACTTACCCTTAATTTTGGATCTGAGCTTGCTTGAAACCATTGATTACTATACGGGCATCGTCTTTGAGGTGGTGTCGTCCCGTCATAATCGCTCCTCGGTGTTGGGGAAAGGGGGACGGTATGATCAACTCCTCGCGCTTTATGATCCCGCTGGGAAGCCCGGCGCGGGGGTAGGGTTTGCCCTCAACGTGGAAGACCTCCATACCGCCCTCCTCGCTGCGCCCCAACTGCCCCAAACCATGCCCGTGAATGATTGGCTCGTGGTGGCGAAAACGCCCGCCGCTGAAGCGATCGCCTTCACCTATGCCCACCAACTGCGCCAATCGGAACATGTGGTGCGGGTGGAATTGGATCTCGGCGGCCGCACCCCGGCGGAACTGCGGGACTATGCCCGTGAGAGTGGCATTCGTCGCCTGGCGTGGCTGGATGTGGACGGAACCCCGGAAATTGAGGTGGTGTAG
- the murD gene encoding UDP-N-acetylmuramoyl-L-alanine--D-glutamate ligase — protein sequence MQQAHIIGLGRSGIAAARVLKQQGWQVELSDRATQTSLDALRDSLQQDGITVSLGASLDFNAPHPDLLVVSPGVPWDSPTVLQARDAGIDTLGEMELAWRQLHATPWVGITGTNGKTTTTALTAAIFHQAGLNAPACGNIGHAACELALINPNNPQDLDWVIAEISSYQIEAAATLAPRIGLWTTFTPDHLARHYTLENYYGIKASLLARSQSQIFNGDDPYLRDRASDWPRAHWTSVTGPAALPCDPDQGIYLKKGEVIAFGERVMEIADLKMLGDHNQQNLLMAVGAARLAGIEPEAIAAAVREFPGVPHRLEYLCTHQGVTFINDSKATNYDASLVGLTAVPTPTILIAGGDPKAGDDQAWLGAIAAKAAAVVLIGDAASQFAARLAEVGYTQFEQLETLDQAVPRSLELAHHHGASTVLLSPACASFDQYTSFEQRGDHFRQLCTQLADA from the coding sequence ATGCAACAGGCTCATATTATTGGGTTAGGACGGTCGGGAATTGCGGCGGCACGGGTGCTGAAGCAGCAGGGTTGGCAGGTGGAATTGAGCGATCGCGCCACCCAAACCAGCCTCGATGCCCTCCGGGACTCCCTCCAACAGGACGGCATCACCGTCAGCCTCGGTGCATCCCTCGATTTCAACGCCCCCCATCCCGATCTCCTCGTCGTCAGTCCCGGCGTACCTTGGGATAGCCCCACGGTTTTACAAGCGCGGGACGCGGGAATTGACACCCTCGGCGAAATGGAACTCGCCTGGCGACAGTTGCACGCAACGCCCTGGGTTGGCATCACCGGTACGAACGGCAAAACCACCACCACCGCCCTCACCGCCGCTATTTTCCACCAAGCCGGACTCAATGCCCCCGCCTGTGGCAACATTGGCCATGCTGCCTGTGAATTGGCCCTGATCAACCCCAACAACCCCCAGGATCTCGATTGGGTGATCGCCGAAATCAGCAGCTATCAAATCGAGGCCGCCGCCACCCTCGCACCCCGGATTGGCCTGTGGACGACCTTCACCCCTGATCATTTGGCCCGCCATTACACCCTGGAGAATTACTACGGGATTAAAGCCAGTTTGTTGGCGCGATCGCAGTCCCAAATTTTTAACGGCGATGATCCCTATTTACGCGATCGCGCCTCTGATTGGCCCCGCGCCCATTGGACGAGCGTCACCGGCCCCGCCGCCTTGCCCTGTGACCCGGATCAGGGGATTTATTTAAAAAAGGGTGAGGTGATTGCCTTTGGGGAACGGGTGATGGAGATCGCCGACCTGAAAATGTTGGGGGATCACAATCAGCAAAACCTGTTGATGGCAGTCGGGGCGGCGCGGTTGGCGGGGATTGAACCAGAGGCGATCGCCGCCGCCGTGCGCGAGTTTCCGGGCGTGCCCCATCGCCTCGAATACCTCTGCACCCATCAGGGCGTGACCTTCATCAACGACAGCAAAGCCACCAACTACGATGCCTCTCTGGTGGGGTTAACTGCTGTGCCTACCCCGACAATCTTGATCGCGGGGGGTGACCCCAAGGCCGGGGATGATCAGGCGTGGTTAGGGGCGATCGCTGCCAAAGCGGCCGCCGTGGTCTTAATTGGCGATGCGGCTTCCCAGTTTGCCGCCCGCTTGGCTGAGGTGGGCTATACCCAATTTGAACAGCTCGAAACCCTCGATCAAGCCGTGCCCCGTAGCCTCGAACTCGCCCACCACCACGGAGCCTCAACGGTGCTGCTCTCTCCCGCCTGTGCCAGTTTTGACCAATACACTAGCTTTGAACAGCGGGGCGACCATTTCCGCCAACTCTGCACCCAACTGGCTGATGCTTGA
- a CDS encoding EF-hand domain-containing protein, whose amino-acid sequence MGPIRLRQGMGFMLTDFQKRKLMKLFSMYDVNCDGFIVEQDFEDVAAKLADRAGWSVRSPKGITLKNQLAQDWQGLQKASDTNRDRQISLDEWLAYYDAVLADETLYNERVKALTQLVFDVFDQDEDNTLSAAEWGNLLCIYNTSPIYAPLIFSRLTTDTDGNLSREAVLSHIDEFFYSDDPGAPGNGMFGPY is encoded by the coding sequence ATGGGGCCAATACGTTTACGCCAAGGGATGGGGTTTATGCTGACGGATTTTCAAAAACGCAAATTGATGAAACTGTTCAGTATGTATGACGTGAACTGTGACGGATTTATTGTGGAACAAGATTTTGAGGATGTGGCGGCAAAATTAGCCGATCGCGCTGGGTGGAGTGTGCGATCGCCCAAGGGTATCACCCTTAAAAATCAACTTGCCCAAGATTGGCAAGGGTTGCAAAAAGCCTCGGACACCAACCGCGATCGCCAAATTTCCCTCGATGAATGGCTTGCCTATTATGACGCAGTGCTCGCCGATGAAACCCTTTACAATGAGCGCGTCAAAGCCTTGACCCAACTGGTGTTTGATGTGTTTGACCAAGACGAAGACAACACCCTGAGCGCGGCTGAATGGGGCAATCTCCTTTGTATTTACAACACCTCCCCGATCTATGCGCCGCTCATTTTTTCCCGACTCACAACCGATACGGATGGCAACCTGAGCCGCGAGGCTGTGCTCAGCCACATTGATGAATTTTTCTACAGTGACGATCCCGGCGCACCGGGTAACGGGATGTTTGGCCCCTATTAA
- the moaA gene encoding GTP 3',8-cyclase MoaA has translation MPPVDYLRISLIDRCNFRCTYCMPENAALQYVQRDDVLTDDEILTVVREIFIPLGFRNWRLTGGEPLLRPGVVEVVRSLAKLPETEDLAITTNAFHLAPLAADLYAAGLRRLNISLDSLEPEIFEQIIGNQGRDRWGQVWEGIQTAHRVGFNPLKLNVVVIPGVNDHEVEALAALSIEQEWHVRFIEFMPIGNPELFGARAWIPSEELRQRIRQRWGLETSQVRGNGPADVFQIPGAAGTLGFISQMSECFCDRCNRMRLSADGWLRPCLLNETGQINLRQGLRDGIAIATLRAQVAELLALKPEINFKARESGTTTGHYHRTMSQIGG, from the coding sequence ATGCCCCCTGTTGATTATCTGCGGATTAGCCTCATCGATCGCTGTAATTTTCGCTGCACCTACTGTATGCCGGAGAATGCCGCGTTGCAGTATGTGCAACGGGACGATGTGCTTACGGATGATGAAATTTTGACCGTGGTGCGCGAAATTTTTATCCCGTTGGGCTTTCGGAATTGGCGGCTGACGGGGGGGGAACCGTTGTTACGGCCGGGGGTGGTGGAGGTGGTGCGATCGCTCGCTAAACTGCCCGAAACCGAAGACCTCGCCATCACCACGAATGCCTTTCACCTCGCGCCCTTGGCCGCCGATCTCTACGCCGCAGGCTTACGGCGGCTGAATATTAGTCTCGACTCCCTAGAACCGGAAATCTTTGAGCAGATTATCGGTAATCAGGGGCGCGATCGTTGGGGTCAGGTGTGGGAGGGGATTCAAACCGCGCATCGGGTCGGGTTTAACCCGTTGAAGTTGAATGTGGTGGTGATTCCGGGGGTGAACGACCACGAAGTCGAAGCCTTGGCCGCCCTGAGCATCGAGCAAGAATGGCATGTGCGGTTTATTGAATTTATGCCCATTGGCAATCCAGAGTTATTCGGGGCGCGGGCTTGGATTCCTTCGGAGGAGTTGCGGCAACGGATTCGGCAGCGGTGGGGCTTAGAAACCTCCCAGGTGCGGGGCAATGGTCCGGCGGATGTGTTCCAGATTCCGGGGGCAGCGGGAACCCTGGGGTTTATTAGTCAGATGTCGGAGTGTTTTTGCGATCGCTGCAATCGGATGCGCCTCTCGGCCGATGGGTGGCTGCGTCCCTGTCTGCTCAATGAAACTGGCCAGATCAACCTCCGCCAAGGGTTGCGCGATGGGATTGCGATCGCCACCCTCCGCGCCCAAGTGGCCGAACTCCTCGCCCTCAAACCCGAAATCAATTTCAAAGCCCGCGAATCCGGCACTACCACCGGCCACTACCACCGCACCATGTCCCAAATCGGCGGCTAA
- a CDS encoding sensor domain-containing protein, with product MLYAEIFQQSTDAIFVVDAVTTLTIDCNHRAVELFEAKSKTQLLNSAGHILQKTPFSPNELRDIQTTINTQGIWEKEVKYVTLQGRQFWGELVAKQVQIDGQAINVVWVSDISDRKVAEQRLAHYNQQLAQEVTQQSVALQTRETQFQAIFAHFPVGIAVVTPPHYTFSLVNPALTELLGYSPQDLATLGIRDLSIPDDDDREWALLQDCVRGDRNTYHLEKRYRRRNGQPLWVNVNTAIVRDDHGQIQCGMTMVQDITARKLAEQALETSEARYRLLAENMTDLVCLHQPTGEYLYVSPSCQTLLGYSSDNMIGQNPYDFFHPDDCERIRQHTHYNALVNIPTPIIYRMRHQDGRYIWLETLTIPIAGDNGQVVRLQTTSRDVSDRVQVQLQLEHDSVHDTLTGLPNRTLLIERLELALSRAKRYPDLHFAVLFVDLDRFKVINDSLGHVAGDRVLHLVAHKLQQLIRDTDIVGRISGDEFVILLEAIEGIHEVIRVTERILNEMTVPLIIEDREVFVTLSIGIVINCTAHHQASDILRDADIAMYRAKLNGKARYEIFDPIMRLEALKRLHLENGLRQALEHQDFLLYYQPIFKLTDQEIVGVEVLLRWQHPQRGLISPVEFIPIAEETGLIVPLGLWVVRSACTQMMAWRRAFPAMADFRISVNLSARQLREPNLVKQITEILNQTGLPGQNLVLELTESMLAEDEEGVVTLLSELRSHQIEISIDDFGTGYSSLSYLHRFPINTLKIDRSFVKRMQGDADDNAIASIILALAQRLKLSVVAEGIETPTQLHQLQTLGCEKGQGYLFAPPLTAAEITARFDAQYSPHALNHDSIPDVNAAR from the coding sequence ATGCTCTATGCCGAAATTTTCCAACAGTCCACCGATGCTATTTTTGTCGTCGATGCCGTAACGACGCTGACCATTGACTGTAACCATCGAGCCGTTGAACTTTTTGAAGCCAAATCCAAAACCCAACTTCTGAATAGTGCGGGGCATATTCTCCAAAAAACGCCCTTCAGCCCCAACGAGTTACGTGACATTCAAACCACGATTAACACTCAGGGAATATGGGAGAAAGAGGTAAAATATGTCACGTTGCAGGGGCGGCAATTTTGGGGGGAACTGGTGGCCAAGCAGGTGCAGATCGACGGCCAGGCGATTAATGTGGTGTGGGTGTCGGATATTAGCGATCGCAAAGTCGCCGAGCAACGGTTAGCCCACTACAATCAACAACTTGCCCAAGAGGTGACGCAGCAGTCTGTCGCTTTGCAAACCCGCGAAACCCAGTTTCAAGCCATTTTCGCCCACTTTCCCGTCGGCATTGCGGTGGTCACCCCGCCCCACTACACCTTCAGCCTGGTGAACCCTGCCTTGACTGAACTCCTGGGCTATTCCCCCCAAGACCTGGCGACCTTGGGCATCCGTGATTTGAGCATCCCAGACGATGACGACAGGGAATGGGCACTGCTGCAAGACTGTGTGCGGGGCGATCGCAACACCTACCATCTGGAAAAACGCTACCGCCGCCGTAATGGTCAACCCCTGTGGGTGAACGTGAATACTGCGATCGTGCGCGATGACCACGGCCAGATTCAATGTGGCATGACCATGGTGCAAGACATCACCGCCCGCAAACTTGCTGAACAGGCCCTGGAAACCAGCGAAGCCCGCTATCGCCTCCTGGCCGAAAACATGACCGATCTGGTTTGCCTGCACCAGCCCACGGGGGAATATCTCTACGTCAGTCCCTCCTGCCAGACCTTGCTGGGCTATAGCAGTGACAACATGATTGGCCAGAACCCCTACGATTTTTTCCATCCGGACGACTGTGAGCGGATTCGCCAACATACCCACTACAATGCCCTGGTGAATATTCCTACGCCGATCATCTATCGGATGCGCCACCAAGACGGCCGGTATATTTGGCTCGAAACTCTGACCATCCCGATCGCTGGTGACAATGGCCAGGTGGTGCGCCTGCAAACCACGTCGCGGGATGTGAGCGATCGCGTCCAAGTCCAGCTTCAACTTGAACATGACTCCGTCCACGATACCCTGACGGGCTTGCCCAATCGCACCCTGTTGATCGAGCGGCTCGAATTGGCTCTCAGTCGGGCGAAACGGTATCCTGATCTTCACTTTGCGGTGCTCTTTGTGGATCTTGATCGGTTCAAGGTGATTAACGATAGTTTGGGCCATGTCGCGGGCGATCGCGTCCTCCACTTGGTCGCCCACAAACTCCAGCAGTTAATCCGCGACACTGACATTGTGGGACGGATCAGCGGTGATGAATTTGTGATCTTACTCGAAGCGATCGAAGGGATTCATGAAGTGATCCGAGTCACCGAGCGGATTCTCAATGAGATGACTGTGCCGCTAATCATTGAAGACCGCGAAGTCTTTGTCACCCTCAGCATTGGCATTGTGATCAACTGTACCGCCCATCACCAGGCCTCAGATATTTTGCGAGATGCAGATATCGCCATGTATCGCGCCAAACTCAATGGCAAAGCCCGCTACGAAATTTTTGACCCGATCATGCGCCTTGAAGCTCTCAAGCGGCTGCATTTGGAAAATGGCCTGCGCCAAGCCTTGGAACATCAGGATTTTCTGCTCTACTATCAGCCCATTTTTAAACTCACCGATCAGGAGATTGTCGGGGTAGAAGTGTTGCTGCGCTGGCAACATCCCCAGCGCGGTTTAATCAGTCCGGTGGAGTTTATTCCCATTGCAGAGGAAACCGGGTTGATTGTGCCGTTGGGGTTGTGGGTGGTGCGCAGTGCCTGTACGCAGATGATGGCATGGCGCAGGGCATTCCCGGCTATGGCAGATTTTCGGATTAGTGTGAATCTTTCGGCGCGACAACTCCGGGAGCCGAACTTGGTGAAGCAGATCACTGAAATTCTGAACCAAACGGGTTTGCCGGGCCAAAATTTGGTGCTCGAACTGACGGAAAGTATGTTGGCGGAGGATGAAGAGGGGGTGGTGACGTTGCTGTCGGAATTGCGATCGCACCAGATCGAGATCAGCATTGATGACTTTGGCACAGGCTATTCATCCCTGAGCTATCTCCATCGGTTTCCGATTAATACCCTCAAGATAGACCGTTCGTTTGTGAAGAGAATGCAGGGCGATGCCGATGACAATGCGATCGCCTCAATCATTCTCGCCCTGGCCCAACGCCTTAAACTATCCGTCGTCGCCGAAGGCATCGAAACCCCAACCCAACTGCACCAACTCCAAACCCTGGGCTGCGAAAAAGGCCAAGGCTATCTCTTTGCACCGCCCCTCACGGCTGCGGAGATCACCGCCCGTTTTGACGCTCAATACAGCCCCCACGCCCTCAATCACGATTCCATTCCCGACGTTAATGCCGCCAGATAG
- a CDS encoding histidinol-phosphate transaminase, whose translation MLDFIRSDLLQFQAYTPHPGGELSIPVDILDTNESPYDLPADLKEKLAWVYQNQMDTNRYPDGSHQELKGAIAAYVNESAATDAIAPAWISLGNGSDELIRSLLIATCLGGAGSIFVADPTFSMYGIIAETLGIEVVRGGRLADFSLDLAAARSLVVDPVRVVFMVHPNSPTGNALTEAELDWLRSLPDHVLVVIDEAYFEFSQTTLAAELPAHPNWVILRTFSKAFRLAALRVGYAIASPAVTQILEKVRLPYNLPAFTQTAALFALQQRDLLLSAMPELLRERDRLYTALSDLPPLTVWPSAANFLYLRFTPDDPHALVILTQTLKTQGTLIRQTGGGLRITIGSPGENERMLVRLQTYLAALTSGMES comes from the coding sequence ATGCTTGATTTTATTCGCTCCGATCTCCTCCAATTCCAGGCCTACACTCCCCACCCTGGCGGGGAATTGAGTATTCCCGTTGATATTCTCGACACCAACGAAAGCCCCTACGATTTACCCGCCGACCTCAAGGAAAAATTGGCCTGGGTTTATCAAAATCAGATGGACACGAACCGCTACCCCGATGGCAGTCATCAGGAGTTGAAGGGGGCGATCGCGGCCTACGTCAATGAATCCGCCGCTACGGATGCGATCGCGCCAGCTTGGATTTCCCTGGGAAATGGGTCTGATGAACTGATCCGATCGCTGTTGATCGCCACCTGTTTAGGCGGGGCGGGGTCGATTTTTGTGGCAGACCCCACCTTTTCGATGTATGGGATTATTGCGGAAACCTTGGGGATTGAGGTGGTGCGCGGGGGACGCTTGGCGGATTTTTCCCTGGATTTAGCAGCGGCGCGATCGCTGGTCGTCGATCCGGTGCGGGTCGTGTTCATGGTGCATCCCAATTCCCCTACCGGCAACGCCCTCACCGAGGCGGAACTGGATTGGCTGCGAAGTTTGCCGGATCATGTACTGGTGGTGATCGATGAGGCCTATTTTGAATTTAGCCAAACCACCCTAGCGGCGGAATTACCCGCCCATCCCAATTGGGTAATTTTGCGCACCTTTTCCAAGGCCTTTCGCTTGGCGGCGCTGCGGGTGGGCTATGCGATCGCCTCTCCCGCCGTGACTCAAATTCTCGAAAAAGTCCGTCTCCCCTACAACCTCCCCGCCTTTACCCAAACCGCCGCCCTGTTCGCCCTCCAACAGCGGGATCTGCTCCTCAGCGCCATGCCCGAACTCCTCCGGGAGCGCGATCGCCTCTACACCGCCCTGAGTGACCTTCCCCCCCTCACCGTCTGGCCCAGTGCAGCCAACTTTCTCTATCTGCGTTTCACCCCCGATGATCCCCATGCCCTCGTTATCCTCACCCAAACCCTGAAAACCCAAGGCACGCTCATTCGGCAGACCGGGGGCGGCCTACGGATTACCATCGGTTCGCCGGGAGAAAATGAACGGATGTTGGTGCGCCTCCAAACCTATCTGGCGGCATTAACGTCGGGAATGGAATCGTGA
- a CDS encoding metallophosphoesterase yields the protein MYPLLTEAIAIERVTIAIRDLAPHLQHRKIIQLSDLHYDGYSLSDRTLQDAIAQVNAEDPDLILLTGDYVTRDPELIHPLAQQLQALHSRWGVIASLGNHDNHGRPYRQMIIEALQAAGLTVLWNAIAYPWGPDFPVIGLADLWSSDFQPQTLLASLPPNLPRLVLSHNPDSAARLQPFRVDLQLSGHTHGGQIVLPTGEPLPEILLRLRRVVTRWMSTTLGEECDHVIQHWEWVQGHHYVGTNQLYVNRGLGSYFPGRFNCSPEITVLTLNPA from the coding sequence ATGTACCCTTTGCTGACGGAAGCGATCGCGATCGAGCGGGTGACGATCGCCATCCGTGACCTCGCCCCCCATCTCCAGCACCGCAAAATCATTCAACTGTCCGATCTGCACTATGACGGTTATTCCCTGAGCGATCGCACCCTCCAGGATGCGATCGCCCAAGTCAACGCCGAAGATCCCGACCTGATCCTGCTCACGGGGGACTACGTGACCCGCGATCCGGAATTGATCCATCCCCTGGCCCAACAGTTGCAAGCCCTGCACAGTCGTTGGGGGGTGATCGCCAGTTTAGGGAATCACGATAACCACGGCCGACCCTATCGCCAGATGATTATTGAGGCGCTCCAGGCGGCGGGTCTAACGGTGTTGTGGAATGCGATCGCCTACCCCTGGGGGCCAGATTTCCCCGTCATCGGGTTAGCAGATCTGTGGTCGTCAGACTTTCAACCCCAAACCCTCCTCGCCTCCCTCCCCCCCAACCTACCCCGCCTCGTCCTATCCCATAACCCCGACTCCGCCGCCCGCCTCCAACCCTTCCGCGTAGATTTACAACTGTCCGGCCATACCCACGGCGGTCAAATTGTCCTCCCCACGGGCGAACCCTTACCCGAAATTTTGCTGCGGCTGCGACGGGTGGTAACGCGGTGGATGAGTACCACCCTAGGGGAAGAGTGCGATCATGTGATTCAGCATTGGGAATGGGTGCAGGGACATCACTACGTGGGGACGAATCAGTTATATGTGAATCGGGGTCTGGGTAGTTATTTTCCGGGCCGGTTTAACTGTTCCCCTGAAATTACGGTGCTTACCCTCAATCCGGCATAA
- a CDS encoding urease subunit beta: MIPGELLIEAGDIVLNEGRETRSLSVANQGDRPIQVGSHFHFYEVNAALKFDREAAWGMRLNIPAGTAVRFEPGDEKAVELVALVGDREVYGLNGRVNGTLNR; encoded by the coding sequence ATGATTCCGGGTGAACTTTTGATCGAAGCGGGCGACATCGTTTTAAATGAGGGCCGCGAAACGCGATCGCTCAGCGTCGCCAATCAAGGCGATCGCCCCATTCAAGTCGGTTCCCATTTTCATTTTTACGAAGTGAACGCTGCCCTCAAATTTGATCGCGAGGCGGCTTGGGGGATGCGGCTCAATATTCCAGCCGGGACGGCGGTACGGTTTGAGCCAGGGGATGAAAAGGCAGTGGAATTGGTGGCCTTGGTGGGCGATCGGGAAGTGTATGGCTTGAATGGTCGGGTGAATGGAACGCTCAACCGTTAA